The following DNA comes from Henckelia pumila isolate YLH828 unplaced genomic scaffold, ASM3356847v2 CTG_461:::fragment_3, whole genome shotgun sequence.
AGAGTACCAAGGGTTCAAATTGATATATTTCTTTTTGAAAGCATGCAATTATTTAGTGTTAGTATATTGTCAAGCATGGAGGAGGAATTGTGAAAGCAAcaacaaatttgaaataaaaatattaatatcttACTTCAATAATGTATTGGGGGAAGACTCGTATTTGAATGAAGAGAGAAACAAAAAATTGTAATGAAATTCATTCGCATGTGTCATGTGCGTAAATTCGAAAAATCATGGGATGAAAGTGATATTAATGAGAAATTAGGTGGGGCACACCATTATATGATGGAGCCCACAAAGCATTACGAGTGGCCAAGATTCGATTATCTTGGAGGATGCTGGATATCGCTTCAGTTCCATAAATTTTTCGGCTTCTTTTTCGTACTCATGACAAGTGATTTTGGACAAGCAGATTCCTTTCTCTTGTACACCGATGAATTCATGTTAGTATAAGAACAATGTCATGatattaaattcaatgatttaaaattaatttagatACGAGATGTTCATATAAGGATTCAAGATTAATTTGGACATGTAGaatcaataaaaatttatgGGCACACAtaaccaaaataaattttaacatTTGGATGTAATACGACGGTGATATCATTATCTTATTATTTCATCATTCGGTCCGCACAATCTTTATTTCAACATAAACATGAGCCTCATATGATTTTACGTAGAGTTCACTGATTCAAGTttacacctgatgatgaaataTAGTATTTGTCTTTTAGGACATACTAACTATTAAGAAAGGACAATGAGTCAAGTTAAACTCTGACACCGTGTAAAACCTATCCTATTTGAGATAGGTTAAACTCGATCAATGCGGTGCAAGACGGGACTGATCCGAATCAACAGTTTCAATGGCGGTCTAGGACACGTGGATTTGGGTGGAGGCGCCTCGGATCCTCCCTGTACatatatgtattttatatatgtatatatatatatataaattttcaaataatataaacatgtatgcatgtatatattattaatttatttaagtttttttaattatatgtaTATCGAGTCATGTGTCTAATCCGAAATGATCCCGTCGGATTTTAAGACGAGGCAGGTGTAggtcttaattttttttcatgggGCAGATCTCGGGTTTGATTGAATCCATATCGAACTTATCTCGTTGTCATCTCTATACATACTTATAGTTCATAGTTATATTATCAAATACAAGTTTTAGGCTTTTAGCACTTGATATATACCACCTATATACAAGTTAAGCAATTTTGCGTTAAATAATTTGAtgtgaaaaatctaaaaattatattatagtaaaaaaaataacatcgattttttaatatatgatcatttaaaaacattatatatatatatatatatatatatatatatatatataaggtaacgaaatattttattgtaatatagtcaatgttctaaaaagtgGTAGGCAGACGATCATCCATCGCGTAGCGCCTAGACACTTAGGCGGCCGCTTAAGAGGGGTCTAGACGGTTTTTTTAgcctaaatatctaattattctAGTTCGATCCATCTTAATATTTcttcaataattcttctttaTCTAATTTAATTACCTGCCTAAGAGGTATTTTTTCAagtctaaatatctaattattctTGTTCATCTTAATATTTTTCTAATAATTCATCGTTATCGAATTCAACTCGAAATACATGACATATTTCTCGTTTTCATCCGATACAAATTGATGGAAAAATatgtcaaataatttttttttaaaaaaaatttaaattaaaaaatatataaaatattatatgttaATCTAGGCCGGCGTCTAGGCAGCGATTAGACGGTCTAGGCGGCCAATTAATATAATAACTCTCAGAAATTTCAACTGTCGAAAATTGAGGCGGTGGACAACCGCCTAATGCCTAGGCGACCACCGTCTTTAAGAACACTGAATATATAGTAGTTATAGATGAGATAAAATTGTTAAAATACTTTCTGGATTTATTTATACCTTatatatacttttttttttgtaccTTATACTTTTATTTATACCTTGTACTTTTCTAACACCATAATATAATGGAAACAAGTCAATAAcaataatgatgatgatgataattaATCATATGATTATGAAGAAGCCAATTCTGAATTCTATTGGTGGAGCTAAGTCTCACTCGAGATACGCAAAGACTATTAATTTAAGGCTCACTACCGTAAGATTgttgaaaattattaatattaaagCAATTGGAGGAGTCCATAAAAAATTATAGACCAATCAATTTCTCGGTTATCCTCTCCCAAACCTGTGATCTGTATTTTCCGCCTCGAAATcagatatgttttttttttttgagagtgaAATCAGATATGTTAAAATGGATTAAATCCTCCTTTCATATAAAATAAGGGTTATGTTGTATGTACACTAAAAATTATACGTTGAATTACACAGATTAATTCATGTTGTCATTCGAGTGCTTACCCGAAGAGCAATCGAACGGTGGCAGATTAATTACAGATCAATTGATTTGATCTGCAAATTGATCTGCCACCATTGATGTTGGCAGACGGACAACATCGACACATCCGAATTACAAATCATGTCTTTTTACGGTTTGTTATACAAACAAGTTGTGTGATGTCTTTTtacagattttttttattattgaaataaaattaaaaacaacgcAAAAAATTTACCGTTTTCATACACAAACATCAAAGAGCACTCCTATTTTGACAAATAAgaagttcaatttttttttttgtcaattaaTCAAAACTAAAATATTCCTTAATTCGATGACTTTCTCTCATTACAAATACAAAAACGGTATCATCAGTTGACATTAATATCAAAAACTTGTGCAACATTAGTCGCCTTGGGTACGCTAATATACAGCACGCCATCCTTAACCTCCGCCTTAATTTTCTCGAACAGGACATTGTCCGGCAAAGCAATTCTGCTACTGTACCTTCCGAAGCTCTTCGCGGCCCACTCCTCGCCGTCTCCGGCCCGTTTCTCGGCTTGAACAACCAGCATTTTGTCCTCCACCCAAACCTTAACATCCTGTTTGGTCATGCCGGGCATGTCGAATCTCATCTTGTACTCCGTCTCCGCTTCCTTGATATCCCACGGAGTCCTCCCCCGGCCGCCGGTGCTTTCCGGCCATTTACGACCGCCGTAGCCGAAAGGGTACTCTTCCATCATTATGTCCATCGTATCCATCATCTGCTGCATTGTTCTTGCTGACGGGAACCTGTCCCACAAACCTGGAAGATATATACAAAGAAAAAACGAAACATGGGAAATGAATTCAGGTTGTGCTTTGATGAAAgtatttcaaatcaatggatttCGATTATCATTTCAGTGttaacaattaaacatacatgaattttaaattcataacttagttatttatatgttagttaGATGGATTAAAATAGTTTTCACGTGACCATTTTATTGAATGAACTTTATTCAAATTATCATCAATTCCTATGTAAACATAAAAGAATTGGATTTGATGTTTACAATGTTCCTTcacaaaaatacatttgaatTTCATGGCTTTGAAATACTTTCATTCAAGCGTAACCTCAAACATTTGGATGCATGGAGATTTCTatctttatatataataatatcttACCAATGGGAGCTGCAACAGGAGCTGATCTTTTGTTGGGCTGTTGCCTTTGTTGCTTGTTGACTCTTTCCAAGTGACCGAGATCGTCGATTCCTTGGGACGCCATGGATTTGATGATGATAGCTTTTCTTCCGCAAGAAACTGAGGCAATATTATTCATCGATCTGGGATTTGAGTTTAATGAAAAGCGGAAGCTTTGTGTGGACATAATGGGAGTGGAGACTGAAGTGCTTGTTAAGCAGCGAGACATGTTTGATTTATGTATCTGGATATGCTGATTGTACGAGGAATGAAAGGGTACTGAAGTTGAGAGGATTTAAAGGGAAAGAAGAGACAATTCTGGAAGAATCAAATACAGCGTTTGCTTGTGAGTTTCTAGATTTCCCCAGAAGCTTTGGGTTCTCACCAGTATTGTCTAGTGGTAGCGTCGGGTTCAAAGAAATCATTACATTAATCAaaacttttattacaaataggctttgatttttttaaactgttattattattattattattttttagaaatttgTGTGTGTGAGTGATAGAGGTATCAAAACGAAATAACCGGTTAACGGAACCCATCCCACCTATTTTATACGGCAGAACGGGCCAACTTGATGGATCTAACTCATTTTGTTACTTATAGTGGGGAATATATAATTCTTCaatctaatatttttagtatataGGGAAAAAGATATCAATTTTCGCAATACAAGTTTCAAGGGTGACACGAACATTTAAATACATCGGGAGTTTTCCTTTCAGCACATTGTTTTGCGAACATCTTTTACAAAAAAAACCGAAAATTCTACTCTCAGTGTGCACCATCACATTTCAATATGttgcattttaaaaaaatatttcacatATTCCAGTAGACCCCAAAAATTCTAGATGGATTCTCTTAAAATCGATAGCaccttaaattaaataatttatttatgcgTATATAAATTTAACATAAAGTTCAAATAGATAATAATGTTTTGTTTggatatgtattttaattttaattttttagtgttttatgAGCACGAAAGCATATGTTTTAAACAagttttttgtaaaatatttttgaaaatatattttaaaaaatgttctCCACGTGTATATTTTAAAGAACCATTAAGAAGTTTTTATATTGGACAATCATCATgataatcaaaacaacaatatttttaaatgtaattttttttatagaatagttgtctaaacatgtatttattcttgaaacaacttttaaaacattttttaatttttttaaaaaaaatacttttataaaaacgttttaTAAGTCATTGTCCAAataaagttatttatttattttttttatgtaaaatataattttgtggTAATAGTCTTTTAGGCACCGTTTAGTTTGAttgataggataagtaatccatagataagtaatattatgtaaattaaaaaaaatagttaatacattatttgatttagtggatagattataatttatttgatttaattgatgtaaaattattaattaataaatagataaataatatgacgaaaataagacgaaattaattgagataagttatacatagattaataatacatcaaaccaaacaatgtcTTACATTCTAATTCTAAATATAACGTGCAAGATTAAGGGAGGAACACGGGGAGAAATTTCTGTGACTTGAAAATTTTCATGTTGTGAGTCTCACATGTATTGATAACTATCACATCTCATATTAAATTCCTacaaaatttacattttattttagccgtgattattaaaataaaacttgAATATATTGAATCCAACATCATACTTTTCTGCTACAAAACCACTGAAAATTTCACAATTTTCTGAGATAGAGAAATCTATGAACAGATAAAGATTGCTTACAAAAATGAATGCTGGTAAATATTCTCGTATTCATCAGCGGGTTAGCTTCAGCTTTTCACCCTGATCATAAATCTTTGACGTAGGAGCATTAGAAGACAACAGAATCAAATCGAATACGTCACTGGAAATCGATGTAAAACTTGTTTTATCCCAAAAAACATCAGGTTCACCTCGATTTTTCTTTATTATCTTCCTCTGCTGATTCAGTACCCGAGTTCAAGAATGTCATCTTCCCGAAAGATTCCCTAGCATCGCCAAACAAGTCCTTCACTTTATCGAAAACTGTTTTGAGTTCAGCCTGAGATGGGAGCTGAGAAAATTGAACGAAAAGGCCCCAAAAGTTATTGGAACTCAGCAAAGAAAAATGGAAAGAAAAAGTCAAGTGCAATTCCAAAGCAAGGAAATATTAAATGTCAACCTCTTAAGAGCACATAACTTAGATTATTCAATATCCAAAGTATTACCTCAATCACATCGTTTGCAGCAAGTGCAGCACTCAAATTGTTATTTTCCTGCATGATAGATATAGGGAACAACATTAGAAAATGAAAAGGAGATGGTGATGAGTGTACTTCCGTATTTTCTGTGTTATCGGCAAGAAACTAAAATGCAAAAGAAAGTGAAGGGTAAAAGGCATTACGACGAGCTTGTAGCCATATTTAAAGTCAGTAGCAGATCGCAACACGCGAAACTGTTTCACAGCCATCTTCTGCATCTCCTTCTCATCCTGTTTCAATATGTGAACGTTTAAGATTCAATAAAGATGTATGGTGTGGTTTCCACTGCTAAGAGGTAAACTATAGAAAAAGTTGAACAAATTCGGCATATAAGCTGCTTCTTCCCACCTTTATAGATACCATCCTTAGGTGACTCACCATCTTTTTCACAAACAGGTGAAATGATTTCAGAAATAAGGTAGATTCATATTCTAAGATTGTCATGGTGCCAAATAAAACAAAGACAGAAAAGTCTGCCATTTAATTTTCATTACCATATTCTGAGAAATCTATCAGACTGGAAAACACTGTCATACAGTTCTTACCGGCCCCCTCGTACCTTAGATGCTGGTATCTCCCAAAAGTAGTGggaaacagaaaaaaaaaacatttagaAAAGGAAGACAATAGATCGTCGAGCTGGTTGAAGCACTTAACAATTAAAACCATCACAATTTTACACCACCAAATTTTCACGAAAGAAAATAATACTTGCTCgaaattaactaaaatttcaaaagaaGATAGAACCAACTTTCCTCATCCTGGAGGATCATCAATATGTCAAGTGGAGTCTAGATCAAATATATGAAAGCCATAACAGCAGTAGGAAACTCACTTTATAAATGACTGCTGCAAGGTTCCTGGCTAGAGTATCTTTGTATATATATTTCCCCACAAAGGTGTCCTTTGCAGCAACAATAACTTTTGCAGTTGTGCCTCCTGATACAATATTGAGCGGATACCAAAGGTAAACCTGACCAGAAGAAAGCTCCCAACAGTAAAAATCTTTGCAACCCATGAACCAAAAGCGCGTAGCAATCGAGCTGCTTTGTTAGATACAATACAAAAGGATATCAAGAACTCTACCTTTGCGCGCTTCATTTTCATAAAATGCTACCGGCTACATAAGTCAAACTAACTGTGTCTTCAAGACGTAAAAGTAACTATTGCAAAGAAAGAGGTAATCAGAAGGCACCTAGAAAGAAATATCTCATTGTTTTTGCATACAATATTCGGGATTACTTGATTTCAGAAAGTGATAATGGACAGTGGACTAATTGGTTAGCCACACCAATGATTCAATGCTACAAGCCAATGCAAGATAATGCAGAGCCACAACTCATCAATAACCAAAGTTTAAACACTAATTCCTCGTAAGACCAGCAAAGCAATTATTCAAGAAAAATCGTGTGATCAAATTTCAAAGAGAAAATAAAGACAAGTTggttgaaaaagaaaaaaaaaacaccattACCCAAATCAAAGGATTAggaggaaaaaaataaaaatcccaACTTCGGAAAAACTGATTGAAGCAAAAGATCCAAAATTTACCAAATACGATAGCCCAGAAACAGGTAAAAACAAAGAATTTAAAGAACCTTGAATCGCAACACTTGAGTGTAAAAGAAAGATATGCGGAACAGAACTAACATTGGCCATACGAATGAAAATAACAAATTTCGGGTTTCCATCATCTTCAAGCTTTGGCAAAGGGGGAGGAGGTTTCCTCTGGTACTGTCTCCCAGCCATTCCTTTCTTGCCTTTAGCTCGTATCAGCAATGACAGTTGCTTTTGCTGGAAGGGTTTCTGGGCGGTATTTCTTTTCGTAGAAAACACAGTGTGTTTGATGAGTGATTCGTCGTGTGTTCTTCCTCCATTTGATGTTAAGGGTAGTTTCACAAGTTGATTCAAAGACATGCCCGCCTCCATTGTTAATCTGCTGACAGCTTAGAGGAAGTGAATTGATTCTTGATTTGGTGGGTGGGGACGTGCGTATGGGATCGTTTTGGCTCCATCTTATCCACGAAACTACGACTATTCtgtatgatattttattttctttgtttatttcTTGGGCTACTTATCGTTTCTCGGTATTCTTATTCTCCTTGCTGAAATAAATGGAACTTTGCAGTTATATATAGTACTAATACTAAAACCTTGTGCAATTTTATCACTTCTTGGGCTCGGGCTATGCTACACCGGT
Coding sequences within:
- the LOC140872202 gene encoding small heat shock protein, chloroplastic-like — its product is MSRCLTSTSVSTPIMSTQSFRFSLNSNPRSMNNIASVSCGRKAIIIKSMASQGIDDLGHLERVNKQQRQQPNKRSAPVAAPIGLWDRFPSARTMQQMMDTMDIMMEEYPFGYGGRKWPESTGGRGRTPWDIKEAETEYKMRFDMPGMTKQDVKVWVEDKMLVVQAEKRAGDGEEWAAKSFGRYSSRIALPDNVLFEKIKAEVKDGVLYISVPKATNVAQVFDINVN
- the LOC140872153 gene encoding protein HHL1, chloroplastic-like isoform X2, coding for MEAGMSLNQLVKLPLTSNGGRTHDESLIKHTVFSTKRNTAQKPFQQKQLSLLIRAKGKKGMAGRQYQRKPPPPLPKLEDDGNPKFVIFIRMANVYLWYPLNIVSGGTTAKVIVAAKDTFVGKYIYKDTLARNLAAVIYKDEKEMQKMAVKQFRVLRSATDFKYGYKLVENNNLSAALAANDVIELPSQAELKTVFDKVKDLFGDARESFGKMTFLNSGTESAEEDNKEKSR
- the LOC140872153 gene encoding protein HHL1, chloroplastic-like isoform X1, with translation MEAGMSLNQLVKLPLTSNGGRTHDESLIKHTVFSTKRNTAQKPFQQKQLSLLIRAKGKKGMAGRQYQRKPPPPLPKLEDDGNPKFVIFIRMANVYLWYPLNIVSGGTTAKVIVAAKDTFVGKYIYKDTLARNLAAVIYKDEKEMQKMAVKQFRVLRSATDFKYGYKLVENNNLSAALAANDVIELPSQAELKTVFDKVKDLFGDARESFGKMTFLNSGTESAEEDNKEKSRFMIRVKS